Proteins encoded in a region of the Bartonella taylorii genome:
- the lipA gene encoding lipoyl synthase encodes MVTVVDRVTNRRLRHPEKAHRPDTSIQKKPDWIRVKAPTSQIYKETHSIVRTHKLVTVCEEAGCPNVGECWSQRHASFMILGEICTRACAFCNVATGIPLEVDDNEPERVADAVAQMELKHVVITSVDRDDLADGGAEHFAKVIYAIRKKAPKTTIEVLTPDFRHKDGALEIVVAAKPDVFNHNLETVPSKYLKVRPGARYFHSIRLLQRVKELDPTIFTKSGIMVGLGEERNEILQLMDDLRSADVDFMTIGQYLQPTRKHHPVIRFVSPEEFVSFAKIGKVKGFLHMASNPLTRSSHHAGDDFAILQKARDEKFALQR; translated from the coding sequence ATGGTTACGGTGGTTGATAGAGTTACAAATAGGCGTCTGCGTCATCCTGAAAAGGCGCATCGTCCGGATACAAGCATTCAAAAAAAACCGGATTGGATTCGCGTAAAAGCGCCAACATCACAGATATATAAAGAAACGCATAGTATTGTACGCACTCATAAATTAGTAACCGTATGTGAAGAAGCGGGATGCCCAAATGTTGGCGAGTGTTGGAGTCAGCGGCATGCTAGTTTTATGATTTTGGGTGAAATATGTACACGGGCATGTGCTTTTTGCAATGTTGCAACAGGTATTCCACTTGAAGTTGATGATAATGAGCCAGAACGTGTGGCGGATGCCGTTGCACAGATGGAATTAAAACATGTCGTGATTACATCTGTTGATCGTGATGATCTTGCTGATGGTGGTGCTGAGCATTTTGCAAAAGTTATTTATGCTATTCGTAAAAAGGCTCCCAAGACAACAATTGAAGTTCTTACACCTGATTTTCGCCATAAAGATGGAGCTTTAGAAATTGTTGTTGCTGCTAAGCCTGATGTTTTTAATCATAATTTAGAAACAGTTCCATCTAAATATTTAAAGGTTCGTCCAGGGGCGCGTTATTTTCATTCAATCCGGTTATTACAACGCGTTAAAGAACTTGATCCAACAATTTTTACAAAATCGGGGATTATGGTTGGCCTTGGGGAAGAACGAAATGAAATACTTCAATTGATGGATGATTTGCGCTCTGCTGATGTTGATTTTATGACAATTGGGCAATATTTACAGCCTACGCGAAAGCATCATCCGGTTATTCGTTTTGTATCTCCTGAAGAATTTGTATCTTTTGCCAAGATTGGTAAAGTAAAAGGTTTTTTACATATGGCTTCCAACCCTCTGACGCGTTCATCTCATCATGCAGGCGATGATTTCGCAATTTTGCAAAAAGCGCGTGATGAAAAATTTGCTTTGCAGAGATAG
- a CDS encoding CinA family protein translates to MTYFCEKQAREVLTACRQKGLLLTTVESCTGGLIAANLTHIAGSSDVFDCGFVVYSNESKTHLVGVCAELIEKYGAVSKEVALAMAEGGLKYSQAGIAVSVTGIAGPGGACLNKPVGLVHFAVAYKNHKTLHTEMHFGDLDRNTIRYATVENALKMILESLQ, encoded by the coding sequence ATGACATATTTTTGTGAAAAACAAGCACGTGAAGTCCTTACAGCATGTCGCCAAAAAGGTTTGCTTTTAACCACTGTTGAATCTTGTACAGGAGGGCTCATTGCTGCAAATCTTACACATATTGCAGGGTCATCAGATGTATTTGATTGTGGATTTGTCGTTTATTCAAATGAATCGAAAACACACCTTGTTGGTGTATGCGCTGAACTTATAGAAAAATACGGTGCCGTTTCAAAGGAAGTTGCGCTTGCAATGGCTGAGGGTGGATTAAAATACTCACAAGCTGGAATTGCTGTCTCTGTAACAGGAATTGCAGGACCGGGGGGAGCATGTCTTAATAAACCTGTAGGGCTTGTACATTTCGCAGTTGCTTACAAGAATCATAAAACTCTGCATACGGAAATGCATTTCGGAGATCTTGATCGCAACACTATACGCTATGCAACCGTTGAAAATGCTTTAAAAATGATCTTGGAATCTCTCCAATGA
- a CDS encoding bifunctional 2-C-methyl-D-erythritol 4-phosphate cytidylyltransferase/2-C-methyl-D-erythritol 2,4-cyclodiphosphate synthase, translated as MSIAAIILAAGRGERVKSPHKIPKQYQLLGQKPVICHTVRCFLQHPAITTIVLVIHPEDRQICEQAIVDFKEHLIIVEGGNTRQISTLCGLHALKKFKPQYVHIHDGARPFIENQLLDQIHTTVNHQEGVLPVLAISDTLKRINSAYHVLETIPRTNLYSAQTPQCFPFERILAAHEKAMQACKKEFTDDSAIAEWFGIPMRSILGDPNNIKITWHEDFDTAHLYLQKKMQIFPDIRTGNGYDVHSFEKGTSLILCGIEIPFHKKLNGHSDADVALHALTDALLATRGAGDIGTHFPPSDPQWKNASSEIFLRHALDIVKQARGRIANVDITLIAEEPKIGPYRHKMRENLMNILTISPDRISIKATTNEKLGFIGRGEGIAAFATASVLYLGEIPK; from the coding sequence ATTTCTATTGCAGCAATAATATTAGCCGCCGGACGCGGTGAAAGGGTAAAATCTCCACACAAAATTCCAAAACAGTACCAGCTTCTAGGGCAAAAGCCGGTTATTTGTCATACTGTGCGTTGTTTTTTGCAGCATCCAGCCATCACAACGATTGTCCTCGTTATTCATCCAGAAGACCGCCAAATCTGTGAGCAAGCTATCGTTGATTTTAAAGAGCACCTTATCATCGTTGAAGGAGGTAATACACGTCAAATATCTACCTTATGTGGGCTTCATGCACTTAAAAAGTTCAAACCACAATATGTGCATATTCATGATGGTGCACGCCCCTTTATCGAAAACCAGCTCCTCGATCAAATCCACACAACTGTCAATCATCAAGAAGGCGTTCTTCCCGTTCTCGCAATTTCTGATACTCTCAAACGCATAAATAGCGCATACCATGTTTTAGAAACAATTCCACGCACTAACCTTTATAGTGCACAAACTCCACAGTGTTTTCCTTTTGAACGCATCTTAGCTGCCCATGAAAAAGCAATGCAAGCTTGTAAAAAAGAATTTACTGATGATTCTGCAATTGCGGAATGGTTTGGAATTCCTATGCGTAGCATCCTTGGAGACCCTAATAACATAAAAATTACATGGCACGAAGATTTTGATACCGCACATCTATATCTTCAAAAAAAAATGCAAATATTTCCTGATATCCGTACCGGCAATGGTTATGATGTTCATTCTTTCGAGAAAGGAACTTCCCTTATATTATGTGGCATAGAAATTCCTTTTCATAAAAAATTGAATGGACACTCCGACGCGGATGTCGCGCTTCATGCACTAACAGATGCTCTTCTCGCTACGCGAGGTGCAGGAGATATCGGTACACATTTCCCCCCCTCTGATCCCCAATGGAAAAATGCATCATCAGAAATTTTTCTTCGTCACGCTCTTGATATTGTTAAACAAGCACGCGGTCGTATTGCCAATGTTGATATCACGCTGATCGCCGAAGAACCTAAAATCGGCCCCTATCGTCATAAAATGAGAGAAAATCTTATGAATATACTCACAATTTCACCCGATCGAATCTCCATCAAAGCAACAACAAATGAAAAGCTCGGATTTATTGGTCGTGGTGAAGGCATCGCGGCTTTTGCAACAGCGAGCGTCCTTTATCTAGGAGAAATTCCTAAATGA
- a CDS encoding type II toxin-antitoxin system RatA family toxin, whose amino-acid sequence MPSFITHRQIAHSASEMFDLVADIERYPEFLPMCEALVVRSRKEYEEKTLLLADMIVGYKVIRETFTTQVLLQPKKNLIEVKYIDGPFRYLENRWIFHDIENTNACNVEFFIDYEFKSKMLGLVMGSMFDIAFRKFTDAFEMRAHRIYGSPRT is encoded by the coding sequence ATGCCATCTTTTATAACACATCGGCAGATTGCCCATAGTGCCAGTGAAATGTTTGATCTTGTTGCAGATATTGAGCGTTATCCTGAATTTTTACCAATGTGTGAGGCGTTAGTAGTCCGTTCTCGTAAGGAATATGAGGAAAAGACATTGCTTCTTGCTGACATGATAGTTGGCTACAAGGTTATCCGAGAAACTTTCACGACCCAAGTACTTCTCCAGCCGAAGAAAAATCTGATAGAGGTTAAATATATTGATGGCCCATTCAGATATCTTGAAAATCGTTGGATCTTTCATGATATTGAGAATACCAATGCATGTAATGTAGAGTTTTTTATTGATTATGAGTTTAAAAGCAAAATGCTTGGATTGGTGATGGGATCAATGTTTGATATTGCTTTCCGTAAATTCACCGATGCTTTTGAAATGCGTGCGCATCGAATTTACGGTTCTCCGAGAACATAA